A window of Micromonas commoda chromosome 13, complete sequence contains these coding sequences:
- a CDS encoding SNF2 super family (Predicted member of the SWI/SNF family of proteins with similarity to human SMARCAL1. ChromDB ID: CHR20111; Snf2, Ris1, Rad26 superclasses) — MPLQPVNQGQAPSGHRLGQPHEQIPHHHHASHRPRDPRPPVPIDRDNYHRVQPGPPVPQPRRLTVELILEKHGGRVAVVCRQGYDEAVAAVCRSIPGASYDGNAYPRRWTVPESAVTDVSRALKSARDVTVEVIAPVPMVLRALANMTPLERAVERAYARVPESLRTRMFPFQIEGVKYGLSRGGRVLIGDQMGLGKTVQALALISCYREEWPCLILVPTSLRDAWHEALRRWLDVRPGLIASVGSGAEAHKINAATFAIVPYSLVGKMQGKLAARNFQVVVCDESHFIKDAKAQRTKAVVPLLKAARRAICLTGTPALSRPVELYSQVEALRPNVFTKFTEFAQRYCSGSRFGWQGCENPDELYAIISRLVMVRRLKRDVLTQLPPKRREQVYIALDKKTEAYREMKAVQEQLQRLRDHAKDNGLLLGAGGDGKMNVEEKRLMNAYYVASAKAKATSVQDYLETLLDGSGAGDKFLFFAHHKELLDAASTVLRKRKTQFIRIDGTTPTTERGGLVQQFQTVDAIKVAVLSIKAAGMGLTLTAASTVVFGELSWTPGDIVQAEDRAHRIGQASSVLVQFLHAKNSVDDVMWGSVQNKLENLGQVLDGHMGDHLEIHDDQTHRAKYRPPAGPDRSPGGGPLRTQTNFPNLFGANGLAQRTQGTLDRFVARSGSQDTGSAELKRGGGREREGNEDAGKRPRL; from the exons aTGCCCCTCCAGCCCGTCAACCAAGGCCAGGCGCCGAGTGGGCACCGCCTCGGTCAACCTCATGAGCAGATCCCGCATCACCATCACGCCAgccaccgcccccgcgacccgcgtccgccggtcCCGATCGACCGCGACAACTACCACCGCGTTCAGCCCGGTCCCCCCGTGCCCCAACCCCGCCGGCTCACCGTCGAACTGATCCTCGAGAAgcacggcgggcgcgtcgccgtggttTGCCGTCAGGGCTACGACGAagctgtcgccgccgtctgccGATCCATCCCGGGCGCCTCGTACGACGGCAATGCGtacccgcggcgatggaccgTGCCCGAGagcgccgtcaccgacgtctcccgcgcgctcAAGTCCGCGCGGGACGTCACGGTCGAGGTGatcgcgccggtgccgatgGTCCTTcgagcgctcgcg AACATGACCccgctggagcgcgcggtggagagggcgtacgcgcgcgtcccggaGTCGCTCCGAACGCGGATGTTCCCGTTCCAAATCGAGGGCGTCAAGTACGGCTTAtctcgcggcggcagggTGCTCATCGGCGATCAGATGGGTCTGGGCAAGACGgtgcaggcgctcgcgctcatctCCTGCTACCGAGAGGAGTGGCCGTGTCTGATTTTGGTGCCCACGTCGTTGAGGGACGCGTGGCACGAGGCGCTGCGTCGGTGGCTCGACGTCCGACCCGGCCTCATCGCGTCGGTGGgctcgggcgccgaggcgcataagatcaacgccgcgacgttcgccaTCGTGCCGTACTCGCTCGTGGGGAAGATGCAGGGCAAactggcggcgaggaacttCCAGGTTGTCGTGTGCGACGAGTCGCACTTCATcaaggacgccaaggcgcagCGGACCAAGGCGGTGGTCCCGTTGCTCAAAGCCGCGAGGCGAGCCATCTGCCTCACGGGCACCCCGGCGCTGAGCAGACCGGTGGAGCTGTACTCTCAGGTGGAGGCGCTCCGGCCGAACGTCTTCACCAAGTTCACGGAGTTTGCGCAGAGGTACTGTTCGGGGTCGAGGTTCGGATGGCAGGGGTGCGAGAACCCGGACGAGCTCTACGCGATAATTTCGCGGCTCGTCATGGTGCGCAGGCTCAAGCGCGATGTTTTGACGCAGCTCCCGCCCAAGCGAAGGGAGCAGGTGTACATAGCGCTGGATAAGAAAACCGAGGCGTACAGGGAGATGAAGGCGGTCCAGGAGCAGCTGCAGCGGCTGAGGGACCACGCCAAGGACAACGGGCTCCTgctgggcgccggcggcgacggcaagaTGAACGTCGAGGAGAAGCGTTTGATGAACGCGTATTACGTGGCGAGCGCAAAGGCGAAGGCGACTTCGGTGCAGGATTACCTGGAGACTCTGCTGGACggcagcggcgcgggggataAGTTCCTGTTCTTCGCGCACCACAAGGAGctcctggacgcggcgagcaccgtcCTGCGCAAGCGAAAGACGCAGTTTATTCGCATCGACGGAACGACGCCCAcgaccgagcgcggcggtttGGTGCAGCAGTTTCAAACCGTGGACGCCATCAAGGTTGCGGTTTTATCGATCAAGGCTGCCGGCATGGGCCTCACGctgaccgcggcgtccaccgtgGTGTTCGGCGAGCTGTCGTGGACCCCGGGCGACATCGTGCAGGCGGAGGACAGGGCGCACAGGATCGGCCAGGCTTCGTCGGTGCTCGTGCAGTTTCTTCACGCGAAAAattccgtcgacgacgtgatGTGGGGCAGCGTGCAGAACAAGCTGGAGAACCTGGGACAGGTGCTCGACGGCCATATGGGGGACCACCTGGAGATTCACGACGATCAGACGCACAGGGCAAAGTACAGGCCGCCGGCAGGGCCGGACAGGAGCCCCGGGGGCGGGCCGTTGCGAACGCAAACAAACTTTCCGAACTTATTTGGCGCAAACGGTTTGGCGCAACGGACGCAAGGGACGCTGGATCGCTTCGTCGCGAGGTCCGGGTCACAGGACACGGGTTCGGCGGAGCTcaagcgcggcggtgggcgggaACGGGAGGGgaacgaggacgccggcaaGCGTCCGAGGCTTTGA
- a CDS encoding predicted protein yields PTGRPGWDEPRADRGGPPGGGLFGGNGGGPDGGGGGNKVTNFLVAGAFIVGMGAGVAFDTSVNLEPTNVASRDILDRQTPSSEVCMANGASAMVFDQRVFLSLNPFNIYVSQPEVKPGCVLRRSNWSILERNKLVNADQEADCKRNMNTFAFVGDLDKSPEVSCVYHSEEAENQYMKDP; encoded by the coding sequence CCCACCGGACGACCCGGGTGGGACGAACCGAGGGCGGACCGCGGAGGTCCCCCGGGCGGTGGACTCttcggcggcaacggcggcgggccggacggcggcggcgggggaaacAAGGTGACCAACTTCCTGGTCGCGGGTGCTTTCATCGTGGGCatgggcgccggcgtcgccttcgACACCAGCGTCAACCTCGAGCCCACCAACGTGGCGAGCCGAGACATCCTCGATCGACAAaccccgtcgtcggaggtGTGCATGGCGAACGGAGCCTCCGCGATGGTGTTCGACCAGAGGGTGTTCCTGTCCTTGAATCCCTTCAACATCTACGTGTCGCAGCCCGAGGTGAAGCCCGGGTGCGTGCTGAGGCGGAGCAACTGGTCCATCCTCGAGAGGAACAAGCTGGTCAACGCGGACCAAGAGGCGGATTGCAAGCGAAACATGAACACGTTCGCATTCGTCGGCGACCTCGACAAGAGCCCGGAGGTGTCGTGCGTGTACCactcggaggaggcggagaacCAGTACATGAAGGacccg
- a CDS encoding predicted protein translates to RVWHCAWDPTGKTLATCSSDKTCRIWAKSAAAGNTWVTVAELEGVHSRTVRQAAWSPCGRLLATASFDASTAVWAQSGSGGTTGEWECVAVVEGHENEVKSCAWSPSGSLLATCGRDKSVWIWEVQPGHDFECVAVLNGHTQDVKQVAWHPAEDALVSVSYDDSIKVWTEDPGGDDWSCAQTLTKEEGGHASTVWCASFEPEPSRHVRGPGGTDSRRLATCSDDRTIAIWRVDDSRGLRLEIDAKFPCGHDRPALSVSWGKCGLIAEGGGDDSVRLFAPPRDAGRGGAGDEVNCVAWHPTDPRCLATASDDGTVRIWSV, encoded by the exons AGGGTGTGGCACTGCGCGTGGGACCCCACCGGGAAGACTCTCGCGACCTGCAGCAGCGACAAGACCTGCAGGATCTGGGCCaagagcgccgccgcgggaaacACGTGGGTGACGGTGGCGGAGCTGGAGGGTGTGCACAGCAGGACGGTGCGGCAGGCCGCGTGGTCGCCTTGCG GACGactcctcgccaccgcctccttcgACGCCAGCACCGCCGTCTGGGCGCAGAGCGGGTCCGGGGGCACAACCGGCGAGTGGGagtgcgtcgccgtggtgGAGGGTCACGAGAACGAGGTCAAGTCGTGCGCGTGGTCCCCGTCCGGTTCGCTCCTCGCCACGTGCGGCCGCGACAAGAGCGTGTGGATCTGGGAGGTCCAGCCCGGCCACGACTTCGAgtgcgtcgccgtgctcAACGGCCACACCCAAGACGTCAAGCAGGTGGCGTGGCACCCAgcggaggatgcgctcgTCTCGGTGTCGTACGACGACTCAATCAAGGTGTGGACCGAGGACCCGGGTGGGGACGACTGGTCCTGCGCGCAGACGCTgacgaaggaggagggcgggcACGCGAGCACGGTGTGGtgcgcgtcgttcgagccGGAACCGAGTAGACACGTTCGGGGGCCGGGGGGGACCGACTCGAGGCGGTTGGCCACGTGCTCGGACGATCGGACCATCGCGATttggcgcgtcgacgactcgCGCGGTTTGCGGCTTGAGATTGACGCCAAGTTTCCGTGCGGCCACGACCGACCGGCGCTGTCGGTGTCGTGGGGTAAGTGCGGGCTCATAGCGGaggggggcggggacgacagCGTCAggctcttcgcgccgccccgggaTGCGGGAaggggaggcgcggggg ACGAGGTGAACTGCGTGGCGTGGCACCCGACGGATCCGCGTTgtctcgcgacggcgtcggacgaCGGGACGGTGAGGATATGGTCcgtg
- a CDS encoding predicted protein, whose protein sequence is MDDDPPQGLGWFAEAHNLQEGEKANVVLGEDFHTNEVELLNLNDELLKVIEDGGELMFKGGPDDEAVLCTDRTTYAVTRVETSNTLLLFQPPGGLPTKVRLPDGTVDDIDADADDPDDRDPTVTPLPKRRKTDDDATGADGDGPPSTPAEAINRAMKDGVPLGEDGLKDIVSFAQASSHLEVVKCEPRLGPMWERLRQAPHAYAGPEREAEEETPDGDAPGADGGDGGDRTRGTRGIEEEDLVENTQASRAEIVEALAKGPAFRDPTNGDRWRGIDEAYADHILDMLVATAKQQGMSLDAVDEAAVTAAMAADDPPTPAAVTLFVLREYAEAQAPGGAATAGGESPCVWKIDAKKVCRAKASRMLEGSKAAAAGRLRLGEFLADWSGRCDEELRSACTRDLLKGLALIEKGASGRDEDALVRVFRDVDLPKNPRDRFRAIFALKPRWQMDELDAYVAATSDETVEAQLLKYTRVSQPTADAVPIYSKR, encoded by the coding sequence ATGGACGACGATCCCCCGCAGGGCCTCGGATggttcgccgaggcgcacaACCTCCAGGAGGGCGAGAAGGCCAACGTCGTCTTGGGCGAGGACTTCCACACCAACGAGGTCGAGCTGCTCAACCTCAACGACGAGCTGCTCAAGGTCATCGAGGATGGCGGTGAGCTGATGTTCAAGGGAGGaccggacgacgaggccgtgCTGTGCACCGACCGCACCACGTACGCGGTCACGCGCGTGGAGACCAGCAACACGCTGCTGCTCTTCCAGCCCCCGGGCGGTCTGCCCACAAAGGTGCGGCTgcccgacggcaccgtcgaCGACAtagacgcggacgcggacgatccCGACGATCGCGATCCCACCGTCACGCCGTTGCCCAAACGCCGcaagacggacgacgacgcgaccggagccgacggcgacggaccccCGTCGACACCGGCGGAGGCCATCAACCGCGCCATGAAGGACGGCGTgccgctcggcgaggacggcctGAAGGACATCGTGTCCTTTGCACAGGCGTCGTCGCACCTGGAGGTTGTGAAATGCGAACCCCGGCTCGGACCGATGTGGGAGCGGCTTCGCCAAGCGCCGCACGCCTACGCGGgccccgagcgcgaggcggaggaggagacgcccgacggggacgcgcccggagccgacggtggcgacggtggggatcgaacccgcggcacccggggaatcgaggaggaggacctcgTGGAGAACACGcaggcgtcgagggcggagATTGTCGAAGCGCTTGCAAAGGGTCCCGCGTTTCGCGACCCGACCAACGGCGACAGGTGGCGGGGCATCGacgaggcgtacgcggaTCACATCCTGGACATGCTCGTGGCCACGGCGAAGCAACAGGGGATGTCGCtggacgccgtggacgaggcggcggtgacggcggcgatggcggcggatGATCCCCCGACTCCGGCGGCCGTTACGCTATTCGTCCTCCGCGAGTACGCCGAGGCTCAGGCTCCGGGCGGCGCAGCCACAGCCGGGGGGGAGTCTCCGTGTGTGTGGAAGATCGACGCGAAGAAGGTGTGCagggcgaaggcgtcgcggATGCTCGAGGGGTccaaagccgcggcggcggggaggctCAGGCTCGGAGAGTTCCTCGCCGACTGGTCGGGGCGGTGCGACGAGGAGCTTCGATCGGCGTGCACGAGGGACCTGCTCAAGGGCCTGGCGCTCATCgagaagggcgcgagcgggagggacgaggacgcgctcgtgcgcgtgtTCAGGGACGTGGACCTGCCCAAGAACCCTCGGGACAGGTTCAGGGCCATCTTCGCGCTCAAGCCCAGGTGGCAGATGGACGAACTCGacgcgtacgtcgccgccacgagCGACGAGACGGTCGAGGCGCAGCTGCTCAAGTACACGCGGGTGAGCCAGCCCACGGCGGACGCCGTTCCGATCTACTCCAAGCGATGA
- a CDS encoding predicted protein, translated as MKRHAASVRLYIHPAGWSLGFPETSEAKSPARLLRSEVWPRGLASASLPRGAMSGAFGEPARPEDDYTFPDDEPSTAADPRVAAVLDDLERNPRLALPYTWKWRTNVAALHLLLAFALHRVATSVVIAEAREMIDTIDVHALGLGDGDAGRYTWRQHLVACAQACAWVALLGFAFVAELTSAGDALVGRHAWTPCAFHDVIATIRIRAFTAGVKSLAVLYLSRLTATPVLAVVVAADKYAAANKVLAVAKLAHLCAARWIVVSIVSSVTAIRAEWSAVVIPAAQRPGGAEWKKAVKEAVEAEEVKEDDEKDEEKVLAAVIAVVSAVSGLDLTPDELMAESGMDSLTAVELRAKLEQTFGVKIPVAAAFEYPTARALAGYVARNRKR; from the coding sequence ATGAAGCGACACGCCGCTTCAGTCAGACTTTACATTCACCCAGCAGGATGGAGTCTTGGATTTCCCGAAACGAGCGAAGCCAAGTCGCCCGCTCGACTTCTGAGGTCCGAGGTCTGGCCCCGAGggctcgcctccgcgtcaCTTCCCCGAGGCGCCATGAGCGGCGCTTTCGGCGaaccggcgcgccccgaaGACGACTACACGTTCCCGGATGATGAGCCCTCGACCGCcgctgacccgcgcgtcgccgccgtcctcgacgatctcgaGCGCAACCCCCGGCTGGCGCTGCCCTACACTTGGAAGTGGAGAACCAACGTGGCGGCGCtgcacctcctcctcgccttcgcgctccaccgcgtcgcgacgagcgtcgtcatcgccgaggcccgcgagATGATCGACACGATCgacgtgcacgcgctcggcctcggcgacggcgacgcggggcggtACACCTGGCGACAGCACCTCGTGGCGTGCGCGCAGGCGTGCGCGTgggtcgccctcctcggcttTGCCTTTGTCGCCGAGCTGACGTCGGCGggagacgcgctcgtcggacGCCACGCGTGGACCCCGTGCGCGTTccacgacgtcatcgccacGATCAGGATCCGAGCCTTCACGGCCGGCGTCAAGTCCCTCGCCGTGCTGTACCTGTCCCGGCTCACGGCCACGCccgtgctcgccgtcgtggtAGCCGCCGACAAATACGCCGCGGCCAACaaggtgctcgccgtcgccaagctGGCGCAcctctgcgccgcgcggtggatCGTCGTGTCGATCGTATCGTCCGTCACGGCGATCCGCGCGGAGTGgagcgccgtcgtcatccccgCGGCACAAAGGCCGGGCGGAGCCGAGTGGAAGAAGGCGGTCAAGGAGGCGGTCGAAGCGGAAGAAGTGAAGGAGGATGACGAAAAAGACGAGGAAAAAGTGTTGgccgccgtcatcgccgtcgtctccgccgtctccggccTCGACTTGACCCCAGACGAACTCATGGCGGAGTCCGGGATGGACTCGCTCACCGCGGTCGAGCTACGGGCCAAGCTCGAGCAGACGTTCGGGGTCAAGAtacccgtcgcggcggcgttcgagtaccccacggcgagggcgctggcgggGTACGTGGCTCGAAACAGAAAGAGGTGA